AGACCGGCCACCTCTACAACCTGGAGGCGACGCCCGCGGAGGGCACGACGTACCGGTTCGCCAAGGAGGACCGCCGCCGGTTCCACGGCATCCTGCAGGCCGGCACGGACGACCACCCGTACTACACGAACTCGTCGCAGCTCCCCGTCGGCTTCACGGACGACCCGTTCGAGGCGCTCGCGCGGCAGGACGACCTGCAGACCAAGTACACGGGCGGCACCGTCCTGCACCTGTACATGAGCGAGCGCCTGTCGACCCCGGAGGCCGCGCGCGAGCTGGTGAAGCGGTCGCTGTCGACGTTCCGTCTGCCGTACCTCACGGTCACGCCGACGTTCTCCGTCTGCACGCGGCACGGCTACCTGTCGGGCGAGCACCCGACGTGCCCGCGCTGCGCCGACGAGGGGTACGGCGAGGTCGTGTGCGAGGTGTGGACGCGCGTCATGGGCTACCACCGGCCCGTGAGCTCGTTCAACATCGGCAAGAAGGGCGAGCACATGGAGCGCACCCCGTTCCAGGAGCGCGCTCTCGCGACGGCCGGCGCGGAGCAGCGGGCCTGATGACGGACCGCACGACGACGGCGGCGGCGGACGGGCTCGCGATCGCGGGCCTGACGCCGCTGTCGTCGTGCGACTGGCCGGGGAGGCTGGTCGCCACCGCGTTCCTGCAGGGCTGCCCGTGGCGCTGCACGTACTGCCACAACTCCTCGATCCTCGACCCGCGCACCCCGGGCGTGGTGCCGTGGTCCGACGTGCGCGACCTGCTCGCACGACGCCGGGGGCTGCTCGACGGTCTCGTCTTCTCGGGCGGTGAGCCGACCCGGCAGGCCGGGCTCGTCGACGCCGCGCGCGAGGTGCGCGCCGACGGGTTCGCCGTCGGCCTGCACACCGGCGGCGCCTACCCCCGCCGGCTCGAGGCGCTGCTGCCGCACGTCGACTGGGTCGGGTTCGACGTCAAG
The sequence above is a segment of the Cellulomonas fimi genome. Coding sequences within it:
- a CDS encoding anaerobic ribonucleoside-triphosphate reductase activating protein, producing the protein MTDRTTTAAADGLAIAGLTPLSSCDWPGRLVATAFLQGCPWRCTYCHNSSILDPRTPGVVPWSDVRDLLARRRGLLDGLVFSGGEPTRQAGLVDAAREVRADGFAVGLHTGGAYPRRLEALLPHVDWVGFDVKAPARLYRAITRAGGPTASADATFASLRLVLDAGVDVQVRTTVDPTVLTTADVDELTATLAGLGVRDHVLQEVRPDGTTDEYRQALATARRVAATA